One Bos taurus isolate L1 Dominette 01449 registration number 42190680 breed Hereford chromosome 3, ARS-UCD2.0, whole genome shotgun sequence DNA window includes the following coding sequences:
- the FCRL4 gene encoding Fc receptor-like protein 4 isoform X1, which produces MLLRMLEEASVLLWASFLVLAAPVSGPLATVHKSVISVQPPWTTVFHGERVNLTCNGFHFYAQEKLQGYRWFSGKARPRETPGNTLEVRDSGQYRCQAPGSLPSNPVHLIFSSASLILQAPYSVFEGDELVLRCQKRGREKLAVVKYTWNRKIISGTDESFDLLIPKASLNNSGCYQCIGFLENAYVLRTSQTNIQIQELFSRPKLEVTDSQPIEGKPVNLSCGTRLPLERPDTRLHFVFLRDDGVMISNWSGSPDLQITAIWREDSGSYSCGAETLTGGIHKRSLPLQIDVQRIPVSGVLLETQPQEDEVIEGETLVLVCSVAKGTGNTTFSWHREDTRESLGQKSQRSQRAELEIPVIGESHARSYYCTADNGYGLIQSEAVNVTVRSIPGIKRGLVAGGTTGGSLSILLAVALLFYCWYQRKPEMSLSQSLGPASHIPMAPLSTGDVFQGDTIRRPLTLGPPGPLNPMCPAPVELQQLYINVHPRERDLVYSEIQITQPGAEGEANTFRTSLEDQQISIVYSEVKTQL; this is translated from the exons ATGCTCCTCAGGATGCTAGAGGAGGCTTCTGTGCTGCTGTGGGCATCCTTCTTGGTCCTCG CAGCTCCAGTCAGTGGACCACTTG CTACTGTACACAAATCCGTGATTTCCGTCCAGCCTCCGTGGACCACTGTCTTCCATGGAGAGAGAGTGAATCTGACTTGCAATGGATTTCACTTCTATGCACAAGAGAAATTACAAGGCTACCGTTGGTTCTCTGGGAAAGCACGTCCACGTGAAACTCCAGGAAATACCCTTGAGGTTCGTGATTCTGGACAGTACAGGTGCCAGGCCCCAGGCTCACTCCCAAGTAACCCTGTGCACTTGATCTTTTCTTCAG CCTCCCTCATCCTCCAGGCACCATATTCTGTGTTTGAAGGTGATGAGCTGGTTCTGAGATGCcagaaaagggggagagagaaacTGGCTGTTGTGAAGTATACTTGGAATCGAAAAATTATTTCTGGTACTGATGAAAGCTTTGATCTTTTGATACCGAAAGCAAGTTTAAATAACAGTGGCTGTTACCAGTGCATTGGATTCTTGGAAAATGCTTATGTATTGAGAACAAGTCAGACAAATATTCAAATTCAAG AACTATTTTCACGTCCAAAGCTGGAAGTCACAGATTCCCAGCCTATAGAGGGGAAGCCTGTAAACCTGAGCTGCGGGACACGGCTCCCGCTGGAGCGGCCAGACACTCGGCTTCACTTTGTGTTCTTGAGAGACGACGGGGTCATGATCTCGAACTGGAGTGGGTCTCCGGACCTCCAGATCACAGCCATTTGGAGAGAGGACTCAGGATCATACTCGTGTGGTGCTGAAACACTGACTGGTGGCATCCACAAACGCAGCCTCCCACTTCAGATTGATGTGCAGA GAATCCCTGTGTCTGGAGTGCTCCTGGAAACCCAGCCCCAAGAAGACGAGGTGATTGAAGGGGAGACGCTGGTCCTTGTCTGCTCTGTGGCCAAAGGCACTGGGAACACCACATTCTCTTGGCACAGAGAGGACACGAGGGAGAGTCTGGGGCAGAAAAGCCAGCGCTCCCAGAGAGCAGAGCTGGAGATCCCTGTTATCGGGGAGAGCCATGCCAGGAGCTACTACTGCACAGCTGACAATGGCTACGGCCTCATCCAGAGCGAGGCAGTGAACGTCACTGTGAGAA GCATTCCCGGGATTAAAAGAGGCCTTGTTGCGGGAGGAACCACTGGGGGATCACTCAGCATTCTCCTGGCTGTGGCCCTGCTGTTTTACTGCTGGTACCAGAGGAAACCGG AGATGTCCTTGAGTCAAAGCCTGGGACCAGCATCTCATATTCCAATGGCTCCACTCTCTACAG GAGATGTCTTTCAGGGAGACACAATCAG GAGACCCCTGACCTTAGGCCCACCAGGACCCCTCAACCCCATGTGCCCTGCCCCTGTGGAGCTGCAGCAGTTGTACATCAATG tgcATCCCAGAGAAAGAGACTTGGTATATTCTGAGATCCAGATTACGCAGCCTGGGGCAGAAGGGGAAG
- the FCRL4 gene encoding Fc receptor-like protein 4 isoform X2, giving the protein MLLRMLEEASVLLWASFLVLAAPVSGPLATVHKSVISVQPPWTTVFHGERVNLTCNGFHFYAQEKLQGYRWFSGKARPRETPGNTLEVRDSGQYRCQAPGSLPSNPVHLIFSSASLILQAPYSVFEGDELVLRCQKRGREKLAVVKYTWNRKIISGTDESFDLLIPKASLNNSGCYQCIGFLENAYVLRTSQTNIQIQELFSRPKLEVTDSQPIEGKPVNLSCGTRLPLERPDTRLHFVFLRDDGVMISNWSGSPDLQITAIWREDSGSYSCGAETLTGGIHKRSLPLQIDVQRIPVSGVLLETQPQEDEVIEGETLVLVCSVAKGTGNTTFSWHREDTRESLGQKSQRSQRAELEIPVIGESHARSYYCTADNGYGLIQSEAVNVTVRSIPGIKRGLVAGGTTGGSLSILLAVALLFYCWYQRKPEMSLSQSLGPASHIPMAPLSTGDVFQGDTIRRPLTLGPPGPLNPMCPAPVELQQLYINVHPRERDLVYSEIQITQPGAEGEANTFRTSLEDQISIVYSEVKTQL; this is encoded by the exons ATGCTCCTCAGGATGCTAGAGGAGGCTTCTGTGCTGCTGTGGGCATCCTTCTTGGTCCTCG CAGCTCCAGTCAGTGGACCACTTG CTACTGTACACAAATCCGTGATTTCCGTCCAGCCTCCGTGGACCACTGTCTTCCATGGAGAGAGAGTGAATCTGACTTGCAATGGATTTCACTTCTATGCACAAGAGAAATTACAAGGCTACCGTTGGTTCTCTGGGAAAGCACGTCCACGTGAAACTCCAGGAAATACCCTTGAGGTTCGTGATTCTGGACAGTACAGGTGCCAGGCCCCAGGCTCACTCCCAAGTAACCCTGTGCACTTGATCTTTTCTTCAG CCTCCCTCATCCTCCAGGCACCATATTCTGTGTTTGAAGGTGATGAGCTGGTTCTGAGATGCcagaaaagggggagagagaaacTGGCTGTTGTGAAGTATACTTGGAATCGAAAAATTATTTCTGGTACTGATGAAAGCTTTGATCTTTTGATACCGAAAGCAAGTTTAAATAACAGTGGCTGTTACCAGTGCATTGGATTCTTGGAAAATGCTTATGTATTGAGAACAAGTCAGACAAATATTCAAATTCAAG AACTATTTTCACGTCCAAAGCTGGAAGTCACAGATTCCCAGCCTATAGAGGGGAAGCCTGTAAACCTGAGCTGCGGGACACGGCTCCCGCTGGAGCGGCCAGACACTCGGCTTCACTTTGTGTTCTTGAGAGACGACGGGGTCATGATCTCGAACTGGAGTGGGTCTCCGGACCTCCAGATCACAGCCATTTGGAGAGAGGACTCAGGATCATACTCGTGTGGTGCTGAAACACTGACTGGTGGCATCCACAAACGCAGCCTCCCACTTCAGATTGATGTGCAGA GAATCCCTGTGTCTGGAGTGCTCCTGGAAACCCAGCCCCAAGAAGACGAGGTGATTGAAGGGGAGACGCTGGTCCTTGTCTGCTCTGTGGCCAAAGGCACTGGGAACACCACATTCTCTTGGCACAGAGAGGACACGAGGGAGAGTCTGGGGCAGAAAAGCCAGCGCTCCCAGAGAGCAGAGCTGGAGATCCCTGTTATCGGGGAGAGCCATGCCAGGAGCTACTACTGCACAGCTGACAATGGCTACGGCCTCATCCAGAGCGAGGCAGTGAACGTCACTGTGAGAA GCATTCCCGGGATTAAAAGAGGCCTTGTTGCGGGAGGAACCACTGGGGGATCACTCAGCATTCTCCTGGCTGTGGCCCTGCTGTTTTACTGCTGGTACCAGAGGAAACCGG AGATGTCCTTGAGTCAAAGCCTGGGACCAGCATCTCATATTCCAATGGCTCCACTCTCTACAG GAGATGTCTTTCAGGGAGACACAATCAG GAGACCCCTGACCTTAGGCCCACCAGGACCCCTCAACCCCATGTGCCCTGCCCCTGTGGAGCTGCAGCAGTTGTACATCAATG tgcATCCCAGAGAAAGAGACTTGGTATATTCTGAGATCCAGATTACGCAGCCTGGGGCAGAAGGGGAAG